A stretch of the Rosa rugosa chromosome 5, drRosRugo1.1, whole genome shotgun sequence genome encodes the following:
- the LOC133708382 gene encoding uncharacterized protein LOC133708382: MIHLPRQCKWQAVQRSGNHEALSYIMNITMKWPQCALKELVTLTGKGGLKLLALKLLLTVCEHQIPKRLNLFVEKLLKYLMLLARQILLRDVFLIWGSMKEQLGYIWKNVETLNFKELQNVFH, encoded by the exons ATGATTCACTTGCCCAGGCAATGCAAGTGGCAAGCAGTCCAGAGGAGTGGAAATCACGAGGCATTAAG CTATATCATGAACATAACTATGAAATGGCCACAATGTGCTTTGAAAGAGCTGGTGACACTTACTGGGAAAGGAGGTCTAAAGCTTCTGGCCTTAAAGCTATTGCTGACCGTATGTGAACATCAAATCCCGAAGAGGCTAAATCTATTCGTAGAGAAGCTGCTGAAATATTTGATGCTATTGGCAAGGCAGATTCTGCTGCGAGATGTTTTTCTGATTTGGGGGAGTATGAAAGAGCAG CTAGGATATATTTGGAAAAATGTGGAGACTCTGAACTTCAAAGAGCTACAGAATGTTTTTCACTAG